A stretch of DNA from Candidatus Poribacteria bacterium:
GTGTGTCGGGTGTTGTTTGGTATCTATCACCTACAAGCAGCCTCACAACCGCAGGAGATACCACCCCTGACATCTCCGACACCCCAGCAGAGAGAGGTCACGGAGACGCGAGGCACTCTGTTCTCGGCATCCATCGACTCGGACTTCTACCAAACCATCATTCGGAATAACCTCTTTGCCCCATTGGGAACGGTGTTGAACCCAAAACCTGTCCCTGGGGCGAACTTGAAACTTCTCGGAACGTTTGTCTCTGCGTCCAATCCGCTCGCCTTGAGGGCTTGGATTCAAGACACCCGGACGGGAGACTACCGCACACTCGTTGTGACGGATTCCATCCACGGCTTTATGCTCACCGAGATTCAAGCCGAACAGGTCAGGCTTGAAAAAGCAGACGAGACGATTACCTTGAAACTCGAAACGGGTCTGTTTCTCAATCCCCAAAGGAGATAGAACAATGTTAAGAAAACGATTTTGGATACCGATTGTTTGTATATTCGTGATAGCGATGGGGTGTGGTCTGTTCTATGGCCGCAAAGTCGCCGATCAAGAACCCGTAAAGGTTTATAAACCTGTTGACTTTCAACACCCTGTAGCACCGAAACCGCCGCCACCGGGCGAGAGCTACGAGACGGGACACTGGCACGGCGACGAGTGGCATTCTGAACCGCATGAGGCACACACGCCTGCGGCAGTTTCCGAAGTGGAAGCAGAACTACCGACACCGCCCGCAGAACGCACCGAAGTGCAGAGTGCACCTGTCGTCGCACCGCCAATAGACGCACAGATCATAGAGCAAGCCGCGCAGGATGGTAAAGTGGAGTTGTTCTCCGAACGCACGCAGGAGTATTACGAAGCGGTTGAAAAGTGGCAGGAATGGGGGGATAAACACAGTGAACTCACTGACGAATATTCGCAAGTGAATCATGCATTTGATGACCTGCTTCCGACAGAAGAGGAGGCGATCCGATTCGAGAATGACGAGAATTATAAGAGAGAACTGGGACGCAACATTACCGAGGCGGCTA
This window harbors:
- a CDS encoding type II toxin-antitoxin system death-on-curing family toxin, producing the protein MRYLTTAEILEVAEGHVGTYHLLDESRLHYLVEAVKGKFGDTELYPTLFQKAAVYAHHIVTGHIFLDGNKRTGLHCAILFLEFNGCTLRLDINDSMSCHFYRLIPQKDSTYVFRDVFIFFLPPGVCRVLFGIYHLQAASQPQEIPPLTSPTPQQREVTETRGTLFSASIDSDFYQTIIRNNLFAPLGTVLNPKPVPGANLKLLGTFVSASNPLALRAWIQDTRTGDYRTLVVTDSIHGFMLTEIQAEQVRLEKADETITLKLETGLFLNPQRR